From the genome of Gracilibacillus salitolerans, one region includes:
- a CDS encoding sensor histidine kinase: MIRKLKTMMVVCFVFVNALFLAGVSYSSYQYFFNFTSEEISEAKLTLLNESANKLSGVIQNVREAGTFIAIDRTVVDIFDKSDISPYEALVERNELKNLVNNVASLKQEVYSVEIYTDRYQDHAYLYDYNVQPETNLTEKAWFEPFIENVDNGWVPRHTDELMDREMISYVHRILNQRSETVGYIKVNVLAENFLEYLVDMDLYDEINEPFILLNTGGRIIAETHSREEFPVLNDITVPVEDEIYERLIPEYDELTDHHQLIRKDNEYYLLLISQPNYEQWRLVQVIPVDDLYAETQELGINVLVIGLIAILLSIPIVYGIGKWITKPISHMVKAMHKVEKGQFDVQVKRHYVEEYDILGKNFNQMTNELSELLEKLEQENTNRREAEMRALQSQIMPHFLYNTLDMIKWKSLDHDAEDVGDMVNKLSKMLRIGLSGGLKFIRLRDELDHAKCYIDIQKQRQPQAIDYKVRVPAWMKDYYVPKIILQLFIENSIKHGYHNVESRKMEINVQGEMCGKNDCIKLTVLDNGTGLPDNWNFSDAKGIGIQNVRERIAMYCGEQFDVDIYNREKGGVIVEIRLPIYKEQPFTKGQAEESGE; this comes from the coding sequence ATGATTCGAAAATTAAAAACGATGATGGTTGTATGTTTCGTTTTCGTAAATGCCCTCTTTCTTGCAGGGGTTAGTTATTCCTCTTATCAATATTTTTTTAACTTTACCTCGGAGGAGATTAGTGAGGCAAAACTGACGCTATTAAATGAAAGCGCTAATAAATTATCGGGTGTGATCCAGAATGTTCGCGAGGCCGGGACGTTTATTGCAATTGATCGTACGGTCGTTGATATTTTCGATAAATCGGATATCAGTCCGTATGAAGCGTTAGTTGAGCGAAATGAATTGAAAAATCTGGTCAATAATGTTGCCTCTTTGAAACAAGAGGTTTATTCCGTTGAAATATATACGGATCGTTATCAGGATCATGCCTATCTTTATGATTATAATGTTCAGCCAGAGACCAATTTGACTGAGAAGGCTTGGTTTGAACCTTTTATTGAGAACGTCGATAATGGCTGGGTGCCAAGACATACAGATGAACTGATGGATAGGGAAATGATCAGCTACGTCCACCGGATTCTAAATCAGCGAAGTGAAACCGTTGGATATATTAAAGTCAATGTACTGGCCGAAAATTTTCTGGAATATTTAGTAGATATGGATTTATATGATGAAATTAATGAGCCGTTTATTTTGTTAAATACTGGTGGGAGAATTATTGCAGAAACGCATTCCCGAGAAGAGTTTCCAGTTTTAAATGATATAACCGTACCAGTTGAAGATGAAATTTATGAACGGTTAATTCCAGAATATGACGAATTAACGGACCATCATCAATTAATTCGAAAAGACAATGAATATTACTTATTATTAATATCGCAGCCTAACTATGAACAGTGGCGTCTTGTTCAGGTTATTCCGGTAGATGATTTGTATGCTGAAACGCAAGAACTAGGGATTAATGTGTTAGTGATTGGGTTGATTGCGATCCTTTTATCAATCCCTATTGTTTACGGTATTGGAAAATGGATTACCAAACCAATCAGTCATATGGTTAAAGCGATGCACAAAGTGGAAAAAGGGCAATTCGATGTCCAAGTGAAACGCCATTACGTCGAAGAGTACGATATTTTAGGTAAGAATTTTAATCAAATGACAAACGAATTGTCGGAGTTACTTGAAAAACTGGAACAGGAAAACACCAATCGCCGCGAAGCAGAAATGCGTGCATTACAAAGTCAAATTATGCCTCATTTCCTTTATAATACTCTCGATATGATAAAGTGGAAATCGCTTGATCATGATGCAGAAGATGTAGGGGATATGGTTAATAAATTAAGTAAGATGTTACGAATTGGCTTAAGCGGCGGCTTGAAATTTATCCGTTTGCGTGACGAATTGGATCATGCCAAATGCTATATTGATATTCAAAAACAACGCCAGCCACAAGCGATCGATTATAAAGTTCGTGTACCGGCATGGATGAAGGATTACTATGTTCCAAAAATTATTCTACAGCTGTTTATTGAAAATAGTATCAAACATGGCTATCACAATGTTGAATCAAGAAAGATGGAGATCAACGTGCAAGGAGAGATGTGTGGAAAGAACGACTGTATTAAATTAACAGTCCTGGATAATGGAACGGGTTTACCGGATAATTGGAATTTTTCTGATGCGAAAGGTATTGGTATTCAGAACGTAAGAGAGCGGATTGCCATGTATTGTGGAGAGCAGTTTGATGTAGACATTTATAATCGCGAAAAAGGTGGCGTGATCGTCGAAATTCGGTTACCGATTTATAAGGAGCAACCTTTTACAAAGGGTCAGGCGGAAGAATCGGGGGAATAG